One Gemmatimonadaceae bacterium DNA window includes the following coding sequences:
- a CDS encoding PAS domain-containing protein — protein sequence MPERSLPSIPELLETVDQLSTAELDGLPYGVIQLDTAGRILKYNATESELASLPQAEAIGKQFFTEVAPCTRVQEFYGRFTNGVIQESLDVSFPFHFAFKQHPRDVLVHLWFSRRTRSVWVLIREMGGARVPERVA from the coding sequence ATGCCTGAACGTTCGTTGCCGTCCATTCCTGAGCTCCTCGAGACCGTCGATCAGTTGTCGACGGCGGAGCTTGATGGGCTGCCGTATGGCGTCATTCAGCTCGATACGGCGGGGCGGATTCTCAAGTACAACGCCACCGAATCCGAGCTGGCCTCGTTGCCGCAGGCGGAGGCGATCGGGAAGCAGTTCTTCACCGAAGTGGCGCCGTGTACGCGCGTGCAGGAGTTCTACGGCCGCTTCACGAATGGCGTGATCCAGGAGTCGCTCGACGTGAGCTTCCCGTTTCACTTCGCCTTCAAGCAGCATCCGCGCGATGTGCTGGTGCACCTCTGGTTCTCGCGCCGCACGCGCAGTGTGTGGGTGCTGATTCGCGAGATGGGTGGCGCGCGCGTGCCGGAGCGCGTCGCCTAA
- a CDS encoding GxxExxY protein, whose translation MRHRDITDQIINAYYRVRRQLPHALQEAVYQRALAIELSKRDLIVACEVPYRVYYEQIPIGYYRADILVNNVVIIEVKRTQRLAVAHVEQLERYLAVAGLQVGLLLNFGPVAEIRRVEYRGTFGAP comes from the coding sequence ATGCGCCATCGCGACATCACCGACCAGATCATCAACGCGTACTACCGCGTGCGCCGCCAGTTGCCGCACGCGCTGCAGGAAGCCGTGTATCAGCGTGCGCTCGCCATCGAGTTGAGCAAGCGCGATCTCATCGTCGCCTGCGAAGTACCCTATCGGGTGTACTACGAGCAGATCCCGATCGGCTACTATCGCGCGGATATTCTCGTCAACAACGTCGTGATCATTGAGGTCAAGCGCACCCAACGCCTGGCGGTGGCGCACGTGGAGCAGTTGGAGCGGTATCTGGCGGTAGCGGGGCTTCAGGTCGGCCTGCTGCTCAACTTCGGACCGGTTGCCGAGATCCGGCGGGTGGAGTATAGGGGCACCTTTGGCGCCCCGTGA
- a CDS encoding ectonucleotide pyrophosphatase/phosphodiesterase, producing MRRLLPLLILALAATASAWRPAPQIPHTTVLISLDGFRADYIARPYAKRLRELAARGTRLERMIPAFPSKTFPNHYTVVTGLYPEHHGIIANTMYDSVIGKTFTISDSMVARDTRWWGGEPIWNTAEKQGVKTAAMFWPGSDYEIQGRRPSWYTPFNNKYPNRERIAKVLEWLSMPVGQGPRFVTLYYSTTDDAGHDFGPMHAKTDSAIARVDTLVGELLDGIAARGLTDRTNIIIVSDHGMTEVDTSRQVFLDDYITIEDADVVDWSPVVAITPKPRKFDAVYAGLRKAPHVQVYRKDSIPARFHYRAHPRITPLVLIADEGWTPTTRWRAANRKPVHGGTHGYDNQLPSMGALFLAAGPDIAPGQVLKPVQNIHVYELLAALLGVKPAPNDGSLDSLRAVLRRAR from the coding sequence ATGCGCCGCCTGCTCCCGCTCCTCATCCTCGCGCTCGCCGCCACCGCATCCGCCTGGCGCCCCGCCCCGCAGATTCCGCACACCACCGTCCTCATTTCGCTCGACGGCTTTCGCGCAGACTACATCGCGCGCCCCTATGCGAAGCGCCTGCGGGAGCTCGCCGCGCGCGGTACTCGGCTGGAGCGGATGATCCCGGCCTTCCCCAGCAAGACGTTCCCGAATCACTACACCGTCGTCACCGGGCTCTATCCCGAACATCACGGCATCATCGCCAACACGATGTACGACAGTGTGATCGGGAAGACGTTCACCATCAGCGATTCGATGGTGGCCCGCGACACCCGCTGGTGGGGCGGCGAGCCGATCTGGAATACGGCCGAGAAGCAGGGCGTCAAGACGGCCGCGATGTTCTGGCCCGGCAGCGACTACGAAATCCAGGGGCGCCGGCCGAGCTGGTACACGCCGTTCAACAACAAGTATCCCAATCGCGAGCGCATCGCGAAGGTGCTCGAGTGGCTGTCCATGCCCGTGGGTCAGGGGCCGCGCTTCGTCACGCTCTACTACAGCACGACGGACGATGCGGGGCACGACTTCGGGCCGATGCACGCCAAGACCGACAGCGCCATTGCGCGTGTGGACACGCTCGTGGGCGAGTTGCTCGATGGTATTGCCGCGCGCGGCCTCACGGATCGCACGAACATCATCATCGTCTCCGATCACGGCATGACGGAGGTCGACACGTCGCGGCAGGTGTTCCTCGACGACTACATCACGATTGAGGATGCCGATGTCGTGGACTGGTCACCGGTGGTGGCCATCACGCCCAAGCCCAGAAAGTTCGACGCCGTGTATGCCGGGCTTCGCAAGGCGCCGCATGTGCAGGTGTATCGCAAGGACAGTATCCCTGCGCGCTTCCACTATCGAGCGCATCCGCGCATCACGCCGCTCGTACTGATCGCCGACGAAGGGTGGACGCCCACCACCCGGTGGCGCGCGGCGAACCGCAAGCCGGTGCATGGTGGCACGCATGGCTATGACAATCAGCTGCCGAGCATGGGTGCGCTCTTTCTTGCGGCCGGGCCGGACATCGCGCCGGGCCAGGTGCTCAAGCCGGTGCAGAATATCCACGTCTACGAACTGCTCGCGGCGCTCCTCGGCGTAAAGCCGGCGCCGAATGACGGGTCCCTTGACTCGCTGCGCGCGGTTCTGCGGCGCGCGCGGTAA
- a CDS encoding radical SAM protein: MDALPILPDPLRLLSEQADLRYHAAPGGGILNSPAATHMGFWSINPYVGCAFGCAYCYARDTHRYTIERAGDLGRQIVREMPPWLAFERRVLVKEHAGARVREALRSSRAPRAGESLVIGSATDPYQPAERRFRVTREVLEALQVVRGLKVVIITKSPLVTRDLALLQSLARHNTVGVHVSLITTDRELARTLEPRAPTPESRLRAVRRLADGGIDVSVNCMPVLPGITDDPGMLADVVEQVAKAGATSFGACALRLRSASRRRYLPMIRASFPALAARYEQTYRHSVYAGDAYRDGLHRVVERLCRRHGLRTRAYKKSGESVRDADETFRLEAAILDATESQLSLF; the protein is encoded by the coding sequence ATGGATGCCCTGCCGATCCTCCCCGACCCGCTCCGCCTTCTGAGTGAGCAGGCCGACCTCCGGTACCACGCCGCTCCCGGCGGTGGGATCCTCAACAGCCCGGCGGCGACGCATATGGGCTTCTGGTCCATCAACCCGTACGTCGGGTGCGCCTTCGGCTGCGCGTATTGCTACGCCCGCGACACGCACCGCTACACCATCGAGCGCGCGGGTGACCTTGGGAGGCAGATCGTCCGCGAGATGCCGCCGTGGCTCGCCTTCGAACGCCGCGTACTGGTCAAGGAGCATGCCGGCGCGCGTGTGCGCGAGGCGTTGCGCTCATCCCGGGCGCCCAGGGCTGGCGAGTCGCTCGTCATCGGCTCGGCCACCGATCCCTATCAGCCCGCCGAGCGTCGCTTTCGGGTGACGCGTGAAGTGCTCGAGGCGCTGCAGGTCGTGCGCGGACTTAAGGTCGTGATCATCACCAAGAGCCCGCTGGTAACGCGCGATCTCGCGCTGCTGCAATCGCTGGCGCGGCACAACACCGTGGGCGTGCACGTGTCGCTCATCACCACCGATCGCGAGCTCGCGCGTACGCTCGAACCGCGCGCGCCCACGCCCGAGAGCCGGCTGCGCGCCGTGCGACGGTTGGCGGATGGCGGTATCGACGTGAGCGTGAATTGCATGCCCGTCTTGCCCGGTATCACCGACGACCCCGGCATGCTCGCCGATGTCGTGGAGCAGGTCGCCAAGGCCGGCGCGACGAGCTTCGGCGCCTGCGCGCTTCGCCTGCGCAGTGCCTCACGGCGTCGCTATCTGCCCATGATCCGGGCGTCGTTCCCCGCGCTCGCGGCACGCTATGAGCAGACGTATCGCCACAGTGTGTACGCCGGCGACGCGTATCGCGACGGGCTGCATCGCGTCGTGGAGAGGCTGTGCCGCAGGCATGGGCTGCGGACGCGAGCCTACAAGAAAAGCGGCGAGTCCGTGCGCGATGCCGACGAGACATTTCGACTGGAGGCGGCCATCCTCGACGCCACCGAATCGCAACTGTCATTGTTCTGA
- a CDS encoding DNA recombination/repair protein RecA, which yields MSASVAASLEALTPLRAQLDAVVIGGRTTGAPWPTGVPRLDRALGGGVPRGRITELSGPLAVGKTALLRQVVARVLHSGAWVAWIDARHTLAPAPWADLGERFVVVRPPDAKRSAWAADLLLRSGVFGLVVIDGAPPLTRVQGVRLGQLARERDAACVVLEHLQPGESRNTRLAGTVRVRLTLSLPPSLHQASRRRRPGSTSSTSSTSEPAMSVTVEKGAASHHQPSAFEVPRVVVVARRVCTDSEIPDRRGVARSARRPWAARGNSTDTHTDAAGQPVAEHPVTWGGLGVGSHDLYGTDLPGHPARLAAGLDDAPDRLSEQHTRELDRLTRDWTTYRGRRRAAESGYGRRSRRELARERTGAILTSHSGQSRGSNGSPRVGRDGRQPERERERQRDPAALG from the coding sequence ATGTCTGCGTCAGTCGCCGCCTCCCTCGAGGCCCTCACCCCCCTGCGCGCCCAGCTGGATGCCGTGGTCATCGGCGGGCGCACGACTGGCGCCCCCTGGCCCACCGGCGTCCCGCGGCTCGATCGCGCGCTGGGGGGCGGTGTGCCGCGGGGGCGCATCACCGAACTCTCCGGCCCGCTCGCCGTGGGTAAAACCGCGCTCCTCCGTCAGGTGGTCGCACGCGTGCTGCACAGCGGCGCGTGGGTCGCCTGGATCGACGCCCGCCATACCCTCGCGCCGGCCCCGTGGGCCGATCTGGGAGAGCGCTTCGTGGTGGTGCGCCCACCCGATGCCAAGCGCAGTGCGTGGGCCGCTGATCTGCTGCTGCGCAGCGGCGTGTTTGGGTTGGTGGTCATCGATGGCGCGCCACCCCTCACGCGCGTGCAGGGCGTGCGACTCGGGCAGCTCGCGCGCGAACGCGACGCAGCGTGTGTGGTGCTCGAGCATCTCCAACCCGGCGAATCGCGCAACACACGGCTCGCCGGCACGGTGCGCGTGCGGCTCACCCTCAGCCTGCCACCGTCACTGCACCAGGCGTCCCGACGACGACGCCCCGGCAGTACGAGCAGCACCAGCAGCACCAGCGAGCCCGCCATGTCGGTTACCGTGGAGAAGGGGGCCGCTTCCCATCATCAGCCCAGTGCGTTCGAGGTTCCCCGTGTCGTCGTCGTGGCGCGTCGCGTGTGTACGGATTCCGAGATTCCCGATCGGCGCGGGGTGGCGCGAAGCGCGCGTCGTCCCTGGGCCGCCCGCGGCAACAGTACCGACACCCACACCGATGCCGCCGGGCAGCCCGTCGCCGAACATCCCGTCACCTGGGGTGGACTCGGCGTCGGGAGCCACGATCTGTACGGAACTGACCTTCCCGGCCATCCAGCTCGACTTGCTGCTGGACTCGACGACGCCCCCGACCGGCTCAGCGAACAGCACACGCGCGAGCTCGACCGGCTCACGCGCGACTGGACCACGTACCGCGGCCGGCGACGCGCCGCCGAATCCGGCTACGGGCGCCGCTCCCGCCGCGAGCTCGCGCGCGAACGGACGGGCGCCATCCTCACGAGTCACAGTGGACAATCGCGTGGCAGCAACGGCTCGCCGCGCGTCGGGCGCGACGGCCGTCAACCAGAACGCGAACGAGAGCGCCAACGCGATCCCGCTGCACTGGGATAG